The proteins below are encoded in one region of Bremerella sp. P1:
- a CDS encoding DUF1592 domain-containing protein: MLFVPCLAFSAEIPMGADGFASNVQSFVATYCIRCHGTEKRKGDMTLHDLRGDFSTEADLDRWEQVLEKLEDGQMPPEDERQPTDAERTAIVDWIDRELKHVATESPGQTSAPAVRRLTNLEYQSTISDLLGFEFDVADDLPEDPEKFYDFRNTAELMRIGPERLDRYMEIARRAMKSAIVDLEKPEVFKVRREWSSAGIDRGMGQDEVGIWGNRRNCASDGIRLNNFPKTGQYRIRMQASAVLPDGHSEAPLNIDMGTPPGRTQTPFKTVATLYLTNNPDDPQIFEFTGRVENHPYITTRTGKGGNGGELVDQMSIIPRLIFDDGTLNDGYGNARQLEFPRAVINWIEFEAPVVDVWPPEHHKAILFASPLKESDPAAYVREVLTRFMSRAYRRPATESEVERFSKIYDLVRANVESKEEAFRETLAMVLVSPQFLYHNEWSVDAEFHHAMASRLSYFLWASMPDPHLLELAANQKLDDPAVIQQQVIRMLGDEKAHRFIEEFTLQWLSIRKMRTVPINRDLFPRFLYTVSAGETAGTEVPYRPTVRDYMLQETVEFFGEMIDRNASAMAVVDSDFAVLNERLAAHYGVQGVHGMQLRPVDIEPKHQLGGLMTQGSVLIGNGTGTAPHPIYRAVWLREAILGDDVPPPPSEVPALSETAGDSVEKAISIADLLAKHRNTESCNECHVRLDPWGIPFEQYNAVGQFQPRVPKDGVRVRRFDEKVDRDLSGYRRYLESINVVEVEATARVPGGPEVEGIEALKEFLIDVHKEEIAENIIRRLLSYAAGRKLTYRDRSTVEAIMSATEQNSFGTRDILISICLSDIFREKYSEDED; the protein is encoded by the coding sequence GTGCTGTTTGTTCCCTGCCTGGCATTCAGCGCCGAGATTCCCATGGGGGCTGATGGGTTTGCGTCTAACGTTCAGTCATTTGTTGCTACTTACTGCATTCGATGTCACGGCACTGAGAAGCGCAAGGGGGACATGACTCTTCATGACTTGCGGGGTGACTTTAGTACAGAGGCCGACCTGGACCGCTGGGAACAAGTTCTGGAGAAACTTGAAGATGGCCAGATGCCGCCCGAGGACGAGCGGCAACCGACTGATGCTGAGCGAACGGCAATTGTTGATTGGATTGATCGCGAGCTGAAGCATGTTGCGACCGAGTCACCGGGACAAACATCGGCACCAGCGGTGAGACGACTCACCAATTTGGAATATCAAAGCACGATCAGCGATCTGCTCGGGTTTGAATTCGATGTTGCGGACGACTTGCCGGAAGATCCCGAAAAGTTCTATGACTTTCGTAACACAGCTGAACTCATGCGTATCGGTCCCGAGCGATTGGATCGGTACATGGAAATAGCCCGCCGAGCGATGAAGAGTGCGATCGTCGATCTTGAGAAGCCAGAGGTTTTCAAGGTGCGTCGAGAATGGTCGTCCGCTGGGATTGATCGTGGCATGGGGCAGGATGAAGTTGGGATCTGGGGTAATCGTCGTAATTGCGCGTCGGATGGAATTCGATTGAATAATTTCCCTAAGACGGGCCAGTATCGCATACGAATGCAGGCGTCGGCAGTTTTGCCTGATGGGCATTCTGAAGCTCCTCTTAATATCGATATGGGGACGCCTCCTGGCAGAACGCAAACACCTTTCAAGACGGTAGCGACGCTATACCTAACGAATAACCCTGACGACCCTCAGATCTTTGAATTTACCGGTCGAGTGGAGAACCATCCGTACATCACTACCCGCACGGGCAAGGGAGGTAACGGCGGTGAATTGGTCGATCAGATGAGTATCATCCCGCGTCTTATCTTTGACGATGGAACGTTGAATGATGGTTACGGTAACGCGCGTCAACTTGAGTTTCCGCGGGCAGTCATTAACTGGATTGAATTCGAGGCACCCGTTGTTGATGTATGGCCTCCCGAACACCACAAGGCGATCTTGTTTGCCTCGCCCTTGAAGGAAAGCGATCCTGCTGCGTATGTGCGAGAAGTGTTAACACGATTCATGTCACGGGCCTACCGTCGACCGGCAACCGAGAGTGAGGTAGAGCGTTTTTCTAAGATTTACGACCTTGTTCGTGCAAACGTAGAATCCAAAGAGGAAGCGTTTCGTGAGACACTCGCGATGGTGCTTGTGTCACCGCAATTTCTTTATCACAACGAGTGGAGTGTGGATGCCGAGTTCCACCATGCGATGGCTTCTCGCCTTTCATACTTTCTTTGGGCAAGCATGCCAGATCCCCATTTGCTGGAGCTGGCCGCTAACCAAAAACTGGATGATCCAGCAGTGATCCAACAGCAAGTGATCCGAATGCTTGGCGACGAGAAAGCCCACCGCTTTATCGAAGAATTCACTCTGCAATGGCTCAGCATCCGTAAGATGCGGACAGTGCCAATCAATCGAGATCTATTTCCACGATTTTTGTATACGGTCTCAGCGGGCGAAACTGCTGGGACGGAAGTACCCTATCGCCCGACGGTACGCGACTACATGCTCCAAGAAACGGTGGAATTCTTTGGCGAGATGATCGATCGTAATGCAAGTGCAATGGCGGTTGTTGATTCGGACTTTGCCGTTCTGAACGAGCGGCTTGCAGCCCATTACGGTGTTCAAGGAGTTCACGGTATGCAGTTGCGTCCCGTTGATATTGAACCGAAACATCAATTGGGCGGTCTGATGACGCAGGGGTCAGTGCTTATCGGAAATGGTACTGGGACGGCTCCCCATCCTATCTATCGCGCTGTGTGGCTTCGCGAGGCAATTCTTGGGGACGACGTACCTCCCCCGCCATCGGAAGTGCCGGCACTAAGTGAAACTGCTGGCGACTCCGTGGAAAAGGCAATCTCGATTGCCGATCTGCTGGCCAAACATCGCAATACCGAAAGCTGCAATGAATGCCATGTGCGGCTCGATCCATGGGGTATCCCATTCGAGCAATACAACGCAGTTGGCCAGTTTCAGCCAAGGGTTCCCAAAGACGGCGTGAGGGTTCGTCGCTTTGACGAGAAGGTTGATCGTGATCTCAGCGGGTATCGACGTTATCTCGAATCGATCAATGTTGTCGAAGTCGAGGCCACGGCACGCGTGCCAGGTGGCCCAGAAGTCGAGGGCATAGAAGCTTTAAAAGAATTTCTGATCGATGTTCACAAAGAAGAAATCGCCGAGAACATTATTCGTCGGCTCTTGTCTTACGCAGCCGGCAGAAAATTGACATATCGAGACCGATCGACCGTGGAAGCAATTATGTCCGCAACGGAACAAAACTCCTTTGGGACGCGGGACATTCTGATTTCTATCTGTCTGAGTGACATCTTTCGCGAAAAGTACTCTGAGGATGAAGACTAA
- a CDS encoding ROK family transcriptional regulator, with the protein MQAVKTKQRAIAEAESELIRLVRQTESVSRVELARQLSLAPSTVGLYVDRLVSEGFLQEGRKVASSAGRPPTILELNPEAGHFIGVDFEASQIAITSVDFSQQVLQQEVVRILASDSAAQVVKKIETGIEAIKNGSQLLGIGIGVPGVVDHQLGEAVHYEHITGWQHIPLVEHFSQQFDVPVYIENNIRAMALAEQWFGSARGVSDFVCLGIRSGIGAGVVIDGRLHTGQNGLAGEIGNWPCERLEDDSRELVPLERIASVWAILDQLAARMAAGEKTALSLKRNRVVLEDMLAAAEKQEPLVLDVLQSAASAVGRVIAQISLLLNPEKIIVAGPLAKLTDAFLEPIRQVVYPLSNTKHARAPRIVASEFGMHGGALGAAALAVHQWKPLR; encoded by the coding sequence ATGCAGGCCGTTAAAACTAAACAGCGCGCGATTGCAGAAGCGGAATCCGAGTTGATTCGTCTGGTTCGTCAGACCGAGTCCGTCTCACGCGTCGAACTAGCGCGTCAGTTGAGTTTGGCCCCATCGACGGTAGGCCTTTATGTCGATCGACTCGTGAGTGAAGGATTCCTTCAGGAAGGGCGAAAGGTCGCTAGCAGCGCAGGACGTCCCCCAACCATACTCGAGCTCAATCCAGAAGCAGGGCATTTCATTGGGGTCGACTTTGAGGCATCGCAAATCGCGATCACATCGGTCGATTTCTCTCAACAGGTGCTCCAGCAAGAGGTCGTTCGCATTCTCGCATCCGACTCGGCCGCGCAGGTGGTCAAGAAGATCGAAACGGGCATCGAAGCAATCAAAAATGGCAGTCAACTGCTAGGAATCGGCATCGGTGTGCCTGGTGTTGTCGATCACCAGCTGGGTGAGGCCGTTCACTATGAACATATCACTGGATGGCAGCATATCCCTTTGGTCGAGCACTTCTCACAACAGTTCGACGTACCTGTCTATATCGAAAACAATATCCGTGCTATGGCACTGGCTGAGCAGTGGTTTGGTTCTGCTCGTGGGGTGAGTGATTTCGTTTGTTTGGGAATTCGTAGTGGTATTGGCGCGGGAGTCGTAATCGACGGGCGGCTTCATACCGGGCAGAACGGTCTCGCAGGCGAAATCGGGAACTGGCCGTGCGAACGTCTTGAAGACGACTCGCGAGAGCTTGTTCCGCTGGAACGCATCGCTTCGGTTTGGGCGATTCTTGATCAACTGGCCGCACGCATGGCTGCCGGGGAAAAGACTGCGTTGTCGCTGAAACGGAACCGTGTCGTCCTGGAGGACATGCTTGCCGCCGCTGAGAAGCAGGAGCCGTTAGTTCTCGATGTTTTACAGTCTGCAGCCAGTGCTGTCGGACGCGTAATCGCGCAGATCAGCCTGTTACTAAACCCCGAAAAGATCATTGTAGCCGGGCCATTGGCTAAGTTGACAGATGCGTTCCTCGAGCCAATCCGTCAGGTTGTCTATCCCCTGTCCAATACGAAGCATGCCAGGGCTCCTCGAATTGTGGCTTCTGAATTCGGCATGCATGGAGGGGCGCTCGGGGCTGCCGCATTGGCCGTCCATCAGT
- a CDS encoding DUF1552 domain-containing protein, translating into MAQKSWQVNRRELLKGCGVALALPWLNAMNTAVGATVGVARDLPKRMVATYISYGVYMPDGPAGVPGKDSEGKYKHHEWSWWPCAEPGRLSFNKSSEPFQDLKDDITYLRGLDHKGGWQLGGHSSGDVFLTGADMAEIETTNNVSIDQLIAFYHGHNTRHASLVMGTEGGTGSYLRSKTLSHRGPGKAIPSLHKPQEIFNRLFNPYGNQGVEQVRANLKRDASILDLMMEHSRSFRNRLGSEDQVKLDEYLESVREIEKRVERTSEWTHKPLPDVSTKGLNLDVTHKDPEEYIKCMYDLMYLAFVTDQTRLATFMTESEHSSSSELWNYANYVLGYKGATHDIAHKRPEGFSGQWDRWRASNHAYFLKRLRDTPEADGNMLDNTLVLWGSAHPHASHSGQNYPLQLAGGKNLGFKHGYLHEFVDSKKVPLANLFVTMLNVMDVPVEKFADSTGNLNQLIG; encoded by the coding sequence ATGGCACAGAAGTCTTGGCAGGTTAATCGCCGCGAGCTACTCAAAGGTTGTGGGGTAGCGCTCGCGCTTCCTTGGCTCAATGCAATGAATACCGCAGTAGGAGCCACTGTCGGCGTTGCTCGGGATCTTCCGAAACGGATGGTCGCTACGTACATCTCGTACGGTGTTTACATGCCGGATGGCCCTGCAGGAGTCCCTGGCAAGGATAGCGAAGGTAAGTATAAGCATCATGAGTGGAGTTGGTGGCCGTGTGCCGAACCAGGCCGACTTTCCTTCAACAAGTCGAGCGAGCCATTTCAAGACTTAAAGGATGACATTACCTATTTACGTGGTTTAGACCACAAGGGAGGCTGGCAACTGGGCGGGCACAGCAGTGGCGACGTGTTTCTTACCGGGGCCGACATGGCCGAGATCGAAACGACCAACAATGTCTCGATCGACCAACTAATCGCATTTTATCACGGGCATAACACAAGACATGCTTCGTTGGTAATGGGTACCGAAGGAGGCACAGGTTCATACCTTCGCAGCAAGACGCTGTCGCACCGAGGTCCAGGGAAGGCAATACCATCGCTGCATAAGCCGCAAGAGATATTCAATCGCTTATTCAACCCTTACGGAAATCAAGGTGTTGAGCAGGTGCGGGCAAACTTGAAGCGAGATGCAAGTATCCTCGATCTAATGATGGAACACAGTCGTAGCTTTCGCAATCGGCTTGGTTCTGAGGACCAAGTCAAACTGGATGAATACCTGGAGTCGGTTCGCGAGATTGAGAAACGAGTAGAGCGAACGAGCGAGTGGACTCATAAGCCGCTGCCAGACGTCTCGACGAAAGGTTTGAATCTAGATGTCACCCATAAAGATCCGGAAGAGTACATCAAGTGTATGTACGACTTGATGTACCTGGCGTTTGTGACCGATCAAACTCGGCTGGCAACGTTCATGACCGAGAGTGAACACTCAAGCAGTAGCGAGTTGTGGAATTATGCAAATTACGTGCTCGGCTATAAAGGGGCTACGCACGACATCGCGCACAAACGTCCCGAAGGTTTCTCGGGGCAATGGGATCGATGGCGGGCCTCGAATCACGCTTACTTTCTGAAACGCTTGCGTGATACACCTGAAGCGGATGGCAACATGCTGGATAACACATTGGTGCTTTGGGGGTCGGCCCATCCCCATGCGTCGCATAGCGGTCAGAATTATCCATTGCAATTGGCAGGCGGGAAGAACCTAGGATTCAAGCATGGCTACCTGCATGAATTCGTGGATAGCAAAAAAGTGCCGTTGGCCAACTTGTTTGTCACTATGTTGAATGTAATGGACGTACCTGTCGAGAAATTTGCTGATAGTACGGGCAATTTGAACCAGTTGATAGGTTAG
- a CDS encoding Gfo/Idh/MocA family protein has protein sequence MPNSTFRLTRRKFLAAGAVAAAAPTILSSPAKAAPSERITVGVVGLGSRGFNLLDDLLGSSDAQIVAVCDVDTMHYRDQTWGKGREFGLKAGQEYIDQKSGSKTGVSTTRDFRDICNRDDIDAVVVATPDHWHALCTLEALRGGKDVYCEKPVTHTFHEGQTVYREVAKQEAIFQTGSQQRSDWRFRRAVELVRNGHLGKIHSIEVGLPPGYDNPQGDPTVAKPPEHLDYDFWCGPSPMLPYMRARHHRWWRGHRAYGGGVLMDWIGHHNDIAHWALDLDQSGPVKVEAVGWTFPDTDVYNTPHQYEIECEYEGGAKSSISSRNRLGLRLIGDKGWVFATRGRIEASQPTWIEAKFDPGSEKAYASDNHMHNFLSSVRTRRPCICPAETGHRSITPGHLAYVSQALGRALKWDAKTETVVNDQAANELLQQHHYRQPWG, from the coding sequence ATGCCCAACTCGACTTTCCGATTGACACGCCGCAAGTTTCTCGCTGCCGGCGCGGTCGCAGCGGCAGCACCGACAATCCTTTCCTCTCCCGCGAAGGCCGCTCCAAGCGAACGGATCACAGTTGGCGTGGTAGGCCTGGGCTCAAGGGGATTCAACTTGCTGGATGATCTACTCGGTTCAAGCGACGCTCAGATCGTTGCCGTTTGTGATGTCGACACGATGCACTACCGAGATCAGACGTGGGGTAAAGGCAGGGAGTTTGGGCTTAAGGCCGGGCAAGAATATATCGATCAGAAGTCGGGCTCCAAGACCGGCGTTTCCACCACCCGTGACTTCCGCGACATCTGTAACCGGGATGATATCGACGCGGTTGTTGTTGCGACGCCGGACCATTGGCATGCATTATGTACGCTTGAGGCACTGCGTGGTGGCAAGGACGTCTACTGCGAGAAGCCAGTCACCCATACTTTCCATGAAGGGCAAACCGTTTACCGCGAAGTCGCCAAGCAAGAGGCGATCTTCCAGACTGGCAGCCAACAGCGAAGCGATTGGCGTTTTCGCCGTGCGGTCGAACTGGTTCGCAACGGGCATCTAGGCAAGATTCATTCGATCGAAGTCGGATTGCCACCTGGATATGACAATCCACAAGGCGATCCGACGGTTGCGAAGCCGCCAGAGCATCTTGATTACGATTTCTGGTGTGGCCCTTCCCCGATGCTTCCATACATGCGGGCCCGGCACCATCGCTGGTGGCGTGGCCACCGGGCTTATGGCGGAGGAGTATTGATGGACTGGATTGGCCATCATAACGACATCGCTCACTGGGCGCTTGATTTGGACCAATCGGGTCCCGTAAAAGTAGAGGCGGTCGGTTGGACATTCCCAGACACCGATGTCTATAACACGCCACACCAGTATGAAATTGAATGCGAATACGAAGGCGGCGCTAAAAGCTCGATTTCGAGCCGCAACAGACTGGGCCTGCGACTAATCGGTGACAAGGGCTGGGTGTTCGCTACGCGCGGAAGAATTGAGGCATCTCAGCCGACTTGGATCGAAGCCAAATTCGACCCGGGCTCGGAAAAGGCTTATGCCTCGGACAATCACATGCACAATTTCTTGAGTAGCGTTCGTACTCGTCGCCCGTGTATTTGCCCGGCCGAGACGGGACATCGCTCGATTACGCCAGGACATCTTGCCTATGTCTCGCAGGCCCTTGGGCGTGCTCTGAAATGGGATGCGAAAACCGAGACCGTTGTAAACGATCAAGCGGCCAATGAACTACTACAGCAACACCATTACCGCCAGCCATGGGGCTAA
- a CDS encoding SGNH/GDSL hydrolase family protein: MYQLVTNLLVVATLLLPTVALGEETARPRVLILGDSVSQQAASEAAKELKGQVEVVYAKPKHVAIVNTTTALANLDSLLGDKPWDVIQFNFGLGDLIYCAPRMKSFRVMPIHAGGIRATSPQEYEDNLREFVAQLKETNAKLIWANTTPIRHSTSNVFKLGSEIEYNMIAAKVMKEESIEINDMYSYVLALIDMDRPASHGADPFFFDRKPIHPPLVGHIRSSLKVD, translated from the coding sequence ATGTATCAACTTGTAACGAATCTTCTGGTCGTGGCAACGTTGCTTTTGCCAACCGTTGCATTGGGTGAAGAAACGGCGCGTCCCCGGGTTCTCATTCTTGGCGATAGCGTCTCGCAACAGGCAGCATCCGAAGCGGCAAAAGAGTTGAAGGGCCAGGTCGAGGTTGTTTATGCCAAGCCTAAGCATGTCGCGATAGTGAACACCACAACAGCGCTTGCCAATTTGGATTCGCTGTTGGGAGACAAGCCGTGGGATGTGATCCAATTCAACTTTGGCCTCGGAGATTTGATTTATTGTGCTCCTCGAATGAAATCCTTCCGAGTCATGCCGATTCACGCTGGCGGTATCCGCGCAACATCTCCACAAGAGTATGAAGACAATTTGCGAGAGTTCGTCGCCCAATTGAAAGAGACGAATGCCAAATTGATTTGGGCCAACACGACTCCGATCCGTCATTCGACATCGAACGTTTTCAAGTTAGGCTCGGAGATTGAGTACAACATGATTGCCGCGAAAGTTATGAAGGAAGAATCGATCGAGATCAACGACATGTATTCTTATGTTCTCGCATTGATCGATATGGACCGCCCCGCGAGTCACGGAGCGGATCCATTTTTCTTCGACCGCAAGCCGATTCATCCACCCCTAGTCGGTCATATTCGATCTTCACTCAAAGTTGACTGA
- a CDS encoding serine hydrolase domain-containing protein, translating to MKSITRVLLVLCLLGASTLCAEESYLPRASPESQGVSSEAIREYILAADREVNSMHSFMLVRHGKVVAEAWWAPESADKPHILWSLSKSFTSTAVGLAIAEGKLSIDDPVLKFFPEDAPEKASANLRSMRVRDLLTMNAGHQDELNWREQTDWAKAFLAHPVPHKPGTHFRYNTPATYMLSAIVQKVTGQTVLDYLTPRLFEPLGIEKPVWENSPQGISIGGYGLYLRTEDIAKFGQLYLQKGNWNGKQLIPESWISMATSKQVSNGSNPDSDWDQGYGFQFWRCRHGAFRGDGKDGQFCIVLPEQDAVVAITAHTGNMQAELNVVWDKLLPAFHDKALPEAPTSKEALDATITELKSSR from the coding sequence ATGAAGTCAATCACTCGTGTACTGCTCGTCTTGTGTCTATTGGGAGCCAGTACTCTTTGCGCTGAAGAGAGTTATTTGCCACGAGCGTCGCCGGAATCGCAGGGCGTTTCTTCAGAGGCAATTCGCGAATACATCCTGGCGGCCGATCGTGAAGTCAACTCGATGCACAGCTTCATGCTTGTTCGTCATGGCAAAGTTGTTGCGGAAGCTTGGTGGGCACCTGAGTCGGCCGATAAGCCGCATATTCTTTGGTCGCTTAGCAAAAGCTTCACCTCAACGGCTGTCGGGCTTGCAATCGCTGAGGGGAAGCTCAGCATCGACGATCCTGTGCTGAAGTTCTTTCCCGAGGATGCCCCGGAAAAGGCTTCGGCTAATCTCCGATCAATGCGGGTTCGGGATCTCCTGACGATGAACGCTGGACATCAGGACGAACTGAATTGGCGAGAGCAGACCGATTGGGCGAAAGCGTTCTTGGCCCACCCGGTTCCTCATAAGCCGGGAACCCACTTTCGCTATAACACGCCTGCCACGTATATGCTTTCTGCGATCGTACAAAAGGTGACCGGGCAAACGGTTCTCGACTACCTGACGCCGCGACTATTTGAGCCCTTGGGCATAGAAAAGCCAGTCTGGGAGAACAGCCCTCAAGGAATTTCCATTGGTGGATATGGGCTCTACTTACGGACTGAGGATATCGCGAAGTTTGGCCAACTCTACTTGCAAAAGGGAAATTGGAACGGGAAGCAACTGATTCCAGAATCATGGATCAGCATGGCCACCTCGAAACAAGTTTCTAACGGAAGCAATCCAGACAGCGACTGGGATCAGGGCTATGGTTTCCAGTTCTGGCGTTGCCGACATGGAGCTTTTCGCGGTGATGGAAAAGATGGCCAATTCTGTATCGTTCTGCCGGAACAAGATGCAGTCGTGGCCATTACCGCTCACACCGGCAACATGCAGGCAGAATTGAACGTGGTTTGGGACAAACTGCTGCCAGCATTTCACGACAAGGCTCTTCCGGAAGCCCCAACTTCCAAGGAGGCTCTGGATGCGACGATTACCGAGTTGAAATCGTCGCGATAG